A window of Notolabrus celidotus isolate fNotCel1 chromosome 11, fNotCel1.pri, whole genome shotgun sequence contains these coding sequences:
- the LOC117822072 gene encoding protein-serine O-palmitoleoyltransferase porcupine-like — translation MDMSIRLALWQQLAESCGLSTVQQGLQQVWSLLLLCLICRVCFRLVCASTLKHVVSALTGMYALFLFFELHMLWVLLLSALCYLVLVLGRHSSSRGVFLSVIILVFLLIGELHLIDVVTWHKIRGSQMVVAMKAISLAFDLDRGLVSSLPSPAEFLGYVLFVGSVVFGPWISFSSYKLAAEGRKLSFSWVKGCSFSLMKSQLCLLVSTCIAPYLFTLFIPIEGNAFSQKWMHAYENAVSFHFSNYFVGHLSEGTCMLAGAGFTEEKENLRWDMSVVKPLSVEMPRSMVLVVTSWNIPMSRWLKTYVFKNTMKLGTFPAILVTYTASALLHGLSFHLGAVLLSLGFITYVEHVLRQKLASIFSACVLSRPCTSDCSHQHKKEYWVMLLNLLFGLLAIFHLTYLGSMFDPGVDEQEVEEGYAAIHTIQRWSELNWASHWVVFGCWVFYRLIQ, via the exons ATGGACATGTCCATCAGGCTGGCTCTGTGGCAGCAGCTGGCAGAGAGCTGTGGTCTCAGTACGGTCCAGCAGGGTCTACAGCAGGTCTGGAgtctcctgctgctctgcctcATCTGCAGAGTCTGCTTCAGACTGG TCTGTGCGTCTACATTGAAGCATGTAGTGTCAGCTCTGACCGGGATGTATGCACTCTTCCTGTTCTTTGAGCTGCACATGCTGTGGGTGCTGCTGCTCAGCGCGCTCTGTTACCTCGTCCTAGTCCTCGGCAGACACTCTAGCAGCAGAggcgtcttcctctctgttatcATCCTCGTCTTCTTACTTATTGG GGAGTTGCATTTAATCGACGTGGTGACCTGGCATAAAATACGAG gcTCTCAGATGGTAGTGGCTATGAAGGCCATCTCTCTGGCCTTCGACCTGGACCGAGGCTTAGTGAGCTCGCTGCCCTCACCCGCTGAGTTCCTGGGTTATGTCCTCTTCGTGGGTTCCGTCGTGTTCGGCCCCTGGATCAGCTTCTCCAGCTATAAGCTCGCAGCTGAAGGCAGAAAACTG aGCTTCTCGTGGGTGAAAGGCTGCTCGTTCAGCCTCATGAAGAGTCAGCTCTGTCTGCTGGTGTCCACCTGCATCGCCCCTTACCTCTTCACACTGTTCATCCCCATCGAAGGGAACGCGTTCTCACAGAA GTGGATGCATGCTTACGAGAACGCAGTGTCTTTCCACTTCAGCAACTACTTTGTGGGTCACCTCAGTGAGGGCACCTGCATGCTGGCTGGAGCCGGCTTCactgaagagaaagaaaacctCAGATG GGACATGAGTGTGGTGAAGCCTCTCAGTGTCGAGATGCCTCGCTCCATGGTGCTGGTGGTGACGTCGTGGAACATCCCCATGTCCCGCTGGCTGAAAACCT ATGTGTTTAAAAACACCATGAAACTGGGAACGTTTCCCGCCATCCTGGTGACGTACACAGCCAGCGCCTTACTGCAT GGTCTGAGTTTCCACCTGGGAGCTGTTCTGCTTTCTTTGGGCTTCATCACATATGTGGAACATG TTCTGAGACAGAAGCTTGCATCCATCTTCAGCGCCTGTGTCCTGTCCCGGCCGTGTACCTCCGACTGCAGCCATCAACACAAGAAA GAGTACTGGGTGATGTTGCTGAATCTGCTCTTCGGCCTCTTGGCCATCTTCCACCTCACCTACCTGGGCTCCATGTTTGATCCTGGAGTAGACGAACAAGAAGTCGAAGAG GGATACGCAGCCATCCACACCATCCAGAGGTGGTCTGAGCTGAACTGGGCGAGTCACTGGGTCGTTTTCGGCTGCTGGGTCTTCTATCGGTTAATTCAGTGA
- the LOC117821288 gene encoding histone-lysine N-methyltransferase SUV39H1-like isoform X1: MAENLKVCSVPCKLSWAELEALCRAEGLYCKELGVNKANFKDYEVEFLCDYKKNKEEEEFYLVKWRGFPESDNTWEPKRNLKCPKLMKQFHLDLEKELRRHKRRCIPKKLDKEVSSFLVQKAKVRQSLQRWEAHLNHIQNSPGRIYVINDVDFEGPPKNFTYINTYKVGQGIVLDEMAVGCDCKNCLEDSVNGCCPGASLQRVAYNEKGQLRIRAGKPIYECNSRCSCGSDCPNRVVQKGIQFDMCIFRTENGRGWGVRALQRIRKNTFVMEYVGEIITTDEAERRGHVYDRQGSTYLFDLDYVEDVYTVDAAHQGNISHFVNHSCNPNLQVFNVFIDNIDERLPRIALFSTRSIRAGEELTFDYKMQIDPVDTESTKMDSSFSLAGLPSSPKKRIRVECRCGSDSCRKYLF, from the exons ATGGCGGAAAATTTGAAAG TTTGCAGTGTGCCCTGTAAGCTGTCCTGGGCAGAGCTGGAAGCCCTCTGTCGTGCTGAAGGGCTCTACTGCAAAGAGCTGGGGGTGAACAAAGCCAACTTCAAAGACTACGAGGTGGAGTTCTTGTGCGACTACAAGAAGAATAAG gaggaggaggagttctACCTGGTGAAGTGGAGGGGCTTCCCTGAGTCGGATAACACATGGGAACCCAAGAGGAACCTGAAATGCCCCAAACTGATGAAGCAGTTCCACCTGGATCTGGAAAAAGAGCTGAGGCGCCACAAGAGACGCTGCATCCCTAAGAAGCTGGATAAGGAAGTCTCCTCATTCCTGGTGCAGAAAGCCAAAGTGCGTCAGAGTCTGCAGCGCTGGGAGGCCCACTTGAACCACATCCAAAACAGCCCAGGTCGAATTTACGTCATCAACGATGTAGACTTTGAGGGCCCACCAAAAAACTTCACCTACATCAACACCTACAAAGTAGGGCAGGGCATCGTGCTGGACGAGATGGCGGTGGGTTGTGATTGTAAGAACTGCCTAGAGGATTCGGTGAACGGCTGCTGCCCGGGCGCCTCGCTGCAGCGTGTAGCCTACAACGAGAAGGGGCAGCTCCGTATCCGCGCAGGGAAGCCCATATACGAGTGTAACTCTCGGTGCAGCTGTGGCTCCGACTGTCCGAACAGAGTGGTGCAGAAGGGCATCCAGTTTGACATGTGCATCTTTAGGACAGAAAACGGGCGGGGGTGGGGCGTCCGCGCGCTGCAGCGCATCAGGAAGAACACATTCGTCATGGAGTACGTGGGAGAG ATCATCACGACAGAcgaagcagagaggagaggtcaCGTGTACGACCGTCAAGGCTCTACGTATCTGTTTGACCTGGACTACGTGGAAGACGTCTACACAGTGGATGCTGCGCACCAAGGCAACATCTCTCACTTTGTCAACCACAGC TGTAACCCCAACCTGCAGGTATTTAACGTGTTCATCGACAACATCGATGAGAGGCTCCCGAGAATCGCTTTATTTTCAACACGGTCCATCCGGGCAGGAGAGGAGCTCACCTTCGACTACAAAATGCAAA TCGATCCTGTGGACACAGAAAGCACCAAAATGGACTCCAGTTTCAGTCTTGCCGGTCTCCCGAGCTCTCCGAAGAAGAGGATCCGAGTGGAGTGTCGGTGTGGATCGGACTCGTGTCGAAAATACCTGTTCTGA
- the si:dkey-16n15.6 gene encoding organic solute transporter subunit alpha, which yields MGRTTNCSWIEPEIPLSSQFFSVIKDELWLFLIPAGLAVIILGVFLEELGFFLRHTRSSRRRRLYLWILGMYPVFVITSLIALYVPRSSSLCNFIASLYHSITLLKFMGLITDFFGGKARMLSALSGQQVSPDPFPCCCCCCLPMVSINSSSRVWMMAAVLQLSVVRSILFFVTLVLWTDEQYDYGDVDSVDPNLYVNAVICVSTFLSFYGHLLFYKATKSALHGYGLRAKFICIIVVLVLCGLQSGILETMGALEVIPCTPPFSVLTRSQLIYHYCVIVEMFCIGLYARHTFRKVEPFLMEDVEMAVSVMEKAVQTDDIQRTHPDPGCLSEEVWPSRGSISASNPSYSNIEDSLCKIEHAPLEGFLFPPTRGQRSRRPEPVELRSAEEPDADVTHITVRADVNYQDSKDVTVV from the exons ATGGGGAGGACGACAAACTGCAGCTGGATTGAGCCTGAGATCCCGCTGTCATCACAGTTCTTTAGTG tCATCAAAGATGAGCTGTGGCTCTTCCTCATCCCGGCTGGCCTGGCTGTCATCATCCTCGGTGTGTTTCTAGAGGAGTTGGGCTTCTTCCTGCGCCACACCCGCTCGTCCAGGCGGAGACGGCTCTACCTGTGGATATTAGGGATGTACCCG GTGTTTGTAATCACCTCCCTCATCGCGCTGTATGTGCCtcgctcctcctctctgtgtaatTTCATCGCCTCACT GTATCACTCCATCACCTTGCTGAAGTTCATGGGGCTGATCACAGACTTCTTCGGAGGGAAAGCTCGGATGCTCTCCGCTCTGTCGGGACAGCAGGTATCTCCGGATCCGttcccctgctgctgctgctgctgcctccccATGGTGTCCATCAACAG cagcagccGTGTTTGGATGATGGCGGCtgtgctgcagctctctgtggtCCGCAGTATTTTGTTCTTTGTCACTCTGGTTCTGTGGACAGATGAACAGTACGACTACGGTGAT GTTGATTCTGTCGACCCCAACCTGTATGTGAACGCCGTCATATGCGTGTcaacatttttgtcattttatggCCACCTCCTGTTCTACAAAGCCACAAAGAGCGCTCTACATGGCTATGGCCTCAGAGCCAAATTCATCTGCATCATCGTGGTGTTGGTGCTATGCGGCCTGCAGAGCGGCATTTTGGAGACCATGGGAGCTCTGGAGGTGATCCCCTGCACACCGCCCTTCTCTGTCCTCACCAGGTCCCAGT TGATCTACCACTACTGTGTCATCGTGGAGATGTTCTGCATTGGCTTATACGCCCGCCACACTTTCCGTAAGGTGGAGCCGTTTCTGATGGAGGATGTGGAGATGGCAGTCAGCGTGATGGAGAAGGCTGTTCAAACAGACGACATTCAGAGAACTCATCCAGACCCAGGCTGTCTGTCTGAGGAGGTCTGGCCCTCCCGTGGGAGCATCAGTGCCTCCAATCCCAGCTACAGTAACATAGAGGACAGTCTGTGCAAGATAGAGCATGCACCTCTGGAGGGTTTCCTCTTCCCTCCaaccagaggtcagaggtcacgcaGACCAGAACCAGTGGAGCTAAGGTCTGCAGAGGAGCCTGATGCAGACGTGACCCACATTACTGTCAGGGCTGATGTCAACTATCAGGACTCAAAGGATGTCACTGTTGTTtaa
- the LOC117821288 gene encoding histone-lysine N-methyltransferase SUV39H1-like isoform X2 has product MAENLKVCSVPCKLSWAELEALCRAEGLYCKELGVNKANFKDYEVEFLCDYKKNKEEEFYLVKWRGFPESDNTWEPKRNLKCPKLMKQFHLDLEKELRRHKRRCIPKKLDKEVSSFLVQKAKVRQSLQRWEAHLNHIQNSPGRIYVINDVDFEGPPKNFTYINTYKVGQGIVLDEMAVGCDCKNCLEDSVNGCCPGASLQRVAYNEKGQLRIRAGKPIYECNSRCSCGSDCPNRVVQKGIQFDMCIFRTENGRGWGVRALQRIRKNTFVMEYVGEIITTDEAERRGHVYDRQGSTYLFDLDYVEDVYTVDAAHQGNISHFVNHSCNPNLQVFNVFIDNIDERLPRIALFSTRSIRAGEELTFDYKMQIDPVDTESTKMDSSFSLAGLPSSPKKRIRVECRCGSDSCRKYLF; this is encoded by the exons ATGGCGGAAAATTTGAAAG TTTGCAGTGTGCCCTGTAAGCTGTCCTGGGCAGAGCTGGAAGCCCTCTGTCGTGCTGAAGGGCTCTACTGCAAAGAGCTGGGGGTGAACAAAGCCAACTTCAAAGACTACGAGGTGGAGTTCTTGTGCGACTACAAGAAGAATAAG gaggaggagttctACCTGGTGAAGTGGAGGGGCTTCCCTGAGTCGGATAACACATGGGAACCCAAGAGGAACCTGAAATGCCCCAAACTGATGAAGCAGTTCCACCTGGATCTGGAAAAAGAGCTGAGGCGCCACAAGAGACGCTGCATCCCTAAGAAGCTGGATAAGGAAGTCTCCTCATTCCTGGTGCAGAAAGCCAAAGTGCGTCAGAGTCTGCAGCGCTGGGAGGCCCACTTGAACCACATCCAAAACAGCCCAGGTCGAATTTACGTCATCAACGATGTAGACTTTGAGGGCCCACCAAAAAACTTCACCTACATCAACACCTACAAAGTAGGGCAGGGCATCGTGCTGGACGAGATGGCGGTGGGTTGTGATTGTAAGAACTGCCTAGAGGATTCGGTGAACGGCTGCTGCCCGGGCGCCTCGCTGCAGCGTGTAGCCTACAACGAGAAGGGGCAGCTCCGTATCCGCGCAGGGAAGCCCATATACGAGTGTAACTCTCGGTGCAGCTGTGGCTCCGACTGTCCGAACAGAGTGGTGCAGAAGGGCATCCAGTTTGACATGTGCATCTTTAGGACAGAAAACGGGCGGGGGTGGGGCGTCCGCGCGCTGCAGCGCATCAGGAAGAACACATTCGTCATGGAGTACGTGGGAGAG ATCATCACGACAGAcgaagcagagaggagaggtcaCGTGTACGACCGTCAAGGCTCTACGTATCTGTTTGACCTGGACTACGTGGAAGACGTCTACACAGTGGATGCTGCGCACCAAGGCAACATCTCTCACTTTGTCAACCACAGC TGTAACCCCAACCTGCAGGTATTTAACGTGTTCATCGACAACATCGATGAGAGGCTCCCGAGAATCGCTTTATTTTCAACACGGTCCATCCGGGCAGGAGAGGAGCTCACCTTCGACTACAAAATGCAAA TCGATCCTGTGGACACAGAAAGCACCAAAATGGACTCCAGTTTCAGTCTTGCCGGTCTCCCGAGCTCTCCGAAGAAGAGGATCCGAGTGGAGTGTCGGTGTGGATCGGACTCGTGTCGAAAATACCTGTTCTGA